Proteins found in one Muntiacus reevesi chromosome 2, mMunRee1.1, whole genome shotgun sequence genomic segment:
- the R3HDML gene encoding peptidase inhibitor R3HDML — protein MPPLPSTVGLAGLLFWAGQTMNALMPNATLALAQTKGTVVRPPSGLGVPRYRRKRHISARDMSALLDYHNHIRASVHPPAANMEYMVWDERLARSAEAWASQCIWAHGPSQLMRYVGQNLSVHSGRYRSVVDLVKSWSEEKRHYLFPAPKDCTPHCPWRCSGPVCSHYTQMVWASSNRLGCAVHTCGSIRVWGSTWRQAVYLVCNYAIKGNWIGEAPYKTGRPCSACPPIYQGSCSSNMCFSRHKSNKLLWF, from the exons ATGCCCCCGCTGCCCAGTACTGTGGGCCTGGCAGGTCTGCTCTTCTGGGCAGGCCAGACAATGAACGCCTTGATGCCCAATGCCACGCTGGCACTGGCTCAGACCAAGGGCACAGTTGTGAGGCCCCCAAGTGGCCTGGGGGTGCCCCGGTACCGGCGGAAGCGCCACATCTCTGCCCGGGACATGAGTGCCTTATTGGATTATCACAACCACATCCGGGCCAGCGTGCACCCACCTGCTGCCAACATGGAGTATATG GTCTGGGATGAGCGGCTGGCTAGGTCGGCTGAGGCCTGGGCCTCCCAGTGCATTTGGGCCCACGGGCCCTCACAGCTGATGAGATACGTGGGCCAGAACCTGTCTGTCCATTCTGGCAG GTACCGCTCGGTGGTGGATCTTGTGAAGTCTTGGTCAGAGGAGAAGCGGCATTACTTGTTTCCAGCCCCGAAGGACTGTACCCCGCACTGCCCCTGGCGCTGCAGTGGTCCCGTCTGCTCCCACTATACCCAG ATGGTGTGGGCATCTTCCAATCGGCTGGGCTGTGCCGTCCACACCTGTGGCAGCATCCGTGTCTGGGGCAGCACCTGGCGCCAGGCTGTGTACCTGGTCTGCAACTATGCCATTAA GGGTAACTGGATCGGCGAGGCACCGTACAAGACGGGCAGGCCGTGTTCCGCCTGCCCCCCCATCTACCAAGGCAGCTGCAGCAGCAACATGTGCTTCTCGAGACACAAGTCCAACAAACTCCTGTGGTTCTGA